One window of the Candidatus Zixiibacteriota bacterium genome contains the following:
- a CDS encoding membrane hypothetical protein (Evidence 5 : Unknown function) translates to MAGLMLSALGLLTVVGLSLFLVYRLKVLVSQAAGRGYLLIGLSLLSLAAGVNFLQHFSGYPNWFLQNIYQAIEIAKFILLILGAVLTTVGLALHFSYFGDRDLEVANQLEKYRLLDNLQQDSREPFPMAELLERVLKTLLGGLGEDAGAIFLLNRTQRQFVLTTASGLSKDEVSLLEYYPYGRNLVSEAVEEEAPALSADFRRLGGKAQLAASRFHSILVMPLISGRNKLGALLLFAEDEGRFSREYLTILGPIVNWLSEKIEVNRLGRDLGKSQRELEQRRFRLEGFYEKLHKIIKPGTEIPTPEKFAERCLGLLDAEEVWLLGLINGHLQVFGGTATVDGFSESFQAALLGAIAKSKPVILNQEATDESGHPYIARSSLLFPCGSKGPALLLRNGGGAMHPGEDDLKLLELVAGMAGMAAGNAIIKSADETRGRSYEIISRVLRMKLSEVEIEKDLKEFVSEATRTALPQSIFILYRKQQESYRAVYSNASGEGLNDLSVALGEGLPGQAAIIKNGEIHIGVEAVAESLGRYDEDNRNILFGLFGERRRPAMHAGYPIFMGEQAEYFMEVFGFDDSPSENIEWHRLISVLVGLLNLRLEILKTRTIGQRAVSSGESLLTNDIINDLNNDLAAISGFCQLARRDPNMSGETGAALDAILKSSRKMADRIRSSVPETGEIPAAEKSRTDIGTAIKEHLTRNRISGDLYMISGRPFEVHLNLNDAAPIPFDREIFDRFLESFSRAFTAGTGEDEIITFNTYQKADYLYLDISRHRKNFPPVEAVAGFGRFLAPRDVEGDLKNAAFMTQLILFNGEFAFDKFSQTPSYYSFRFRLSSGTATADDRLNGERALTILAVDDQVVILELLAAMCQSIGYRILTARNGTDGLVVFEAHRPDIVIADLVMPGMSGLELSGRIKKISPDTPIIIITGWGVTVDGRKLEEAGVKYLLNKPFRLEQLSDLIEQIKASKA, encoded by the coding sequence ATGGCCGGGTTAATGTTGTCAGCATTGGGATTACTGACGGTGGTTGGGCTTTCCCTATTTTTGGTCTATCGACTGAAGGTTCTGGTATCTCAAGCCGCGGGCCGGGGATACCTGTTGATCGGCCTGTCCCTGCTGTCACTGGCGGCGGGGGTCAATTTTCTTCAGCATTTTTCCGGCTATCCGAATTGGTTCCTTCAAAATATTTATCAAGCGATCGAAATCGCCAAATTTATTTTGCTGATCCTCGGCGCAGTCTTGACAACTGTCGGCCTGGCCTTGCATTTCAGCTATTTCGGGGACCGTGACCTGGAAGTGGCCAATCAACTGGAAAAATATCGCTTACTAGATAATCTTCAGCAGGACAGCCGGGAACCGTTTCCAATGGCCGAACTCCTGGAAAGAGTACTAAAGACGCTTCTCGGCGGATTGGGCGAGGATGCCGGGGCGATCTTTTTATTGAATCGGACGCAAAGGCAATTCGTCCTGACCACGGCTTCGGGGCTTTCCAAAGATGAAGTCTCCCTTCTTGAATATTATCCCTACGGGCGCAATCTGGTGAGCGAGGCGGTAGAGGAAGAAGCGCCGGCCCTCTCCGCCGATTTTCGCCGCCTTGGAGGTAAAGCCCAATTGGCGGCCTCCCGTTTCCATTCTATTTTGGTCATGCCTCTGATTTCGGGGCGGAACAAACTCGGCGCCCTCCTTCTATTTGCGGAGGATGAGGGGCGATTTTCCCGAGAATACCTGACAATACTGGGGCCGATTGTCAACTGGCTATCGGAAAAAATTGAAGTAAATAGACTGGGGCGGGATCTTGGTAAGAGCCAGCGCGAATTGGAACAGCGCCGTTTTCGCCTCGAGGGATTTTACGAAAAACTGCACAAGATTATAAAACCGGGGACCGAGATTCCGACCCCCGAGAAATTTGCCGAGCGTTGTCTGGGATTGCTTGACGCCGAAGAGGTGTGGCTCCTCGGATTGATAAACGGTCATCTTCAGGTGTTTGGCGGGACCGCTACGGTTGACGGATTTTCCGAGAGTTTCCAGGCGGCTCTGCTTGGTGCAATCGCGAAAAGCAAGCCGGTCATCCTCAATCAGGAGGCCACCGACGAATCGGGCCATCCCTATATTGCACGATCTTCACTCCTATTCCCCTGCGGATCGAAGGGGCCGGCTCTCTTATTGCGCAACGGCGGCGGAGCGATGCATCCCGGGGAAGATGACCTCAAGTTGCTGGAGCTGGTCGCCGGTATGGCCGGCATGGCGGCCGGAAATGCAATTATAAAATCGGCCGACGAAACCCGCGGCCGGAGTTATGAGATAATCAGCCGCGTCCTGCGGATGAAACTTTCAGAAGTCGAAATAGAGAAAGATTTAAAAGAGTTCGTCAGTGAGGCGACCCGAACTGCCCTACCGCAGTCGATATTTATACTTTACAGAAAACAGCAGGAGAGTTACCGGGCCGTCTATTCCAACGCTTCCGGCGAAGGATTGAATGACTTATCGGTGGCTCTGGGCGAGGGGCTCCCGGGACAGGCGGCCATCATAAAGAACGGCGAGATTCATATTGGGGTAGAGGCGGTTGCGGAGAGTCTGGGGAGATACGATGAGGATAATCGGAATATCCTGTTCGGGCTTTTTGGCGAACGACGGCGGCCCGCCATGCATGCCGGTTACCCAATATTCATGGGTGAGCAGGCGGAGTATTTTATGGAAGTTTTCGGTTTTGATGATAGTCCCTCGGAAAACATCGAATGGCATCGACTTATTTCGGTCCTGGTCGGTCTTTTGAATCTCCGCCTTGAAATATTGAAGACCCGAACTATCGGCCAAAGGGCGGTGTCATCAGGGGAATCATTATTAACGAACGATATAATTAACGATTTGAATAACGACCTGGCGGCGATAAGCGGCTTTTGTCAACTGGCGCGGCGCGATCCCAACATGTCCGGCGAAACCGGCGCGGCTCTGGACGCCATTTTGAAATCATCACGGAAAATGGCCGATAGGATAAGATCTTCCGTCCCGGAAACCGGGGAAATCCCGGCGGCGGAAAAGAGCCGGACCGACATCGGCACGGCGATTAAAGAGCACCTGACCCGAAACAGGATATCGGGCGATCTATACATGATTTCCGGGCGCCCCTTCGAGGTGCATCTGAATCTGAATGATGCCGCGCCGATACCCTTTGACCGAGAAATATTCGACCGCTTTCTGGAAAGTTTCAGCCGGGCCTTTACAGCCGGCACCGGGGAAGATGAAATCATCACTTTCAATACCTATCAAAAAGCCGATTACCTTTATCTGGATATTTCCCGCCATCGCAAAAATTTTCCCCCGGTCGAGGCGGTCGCGGGGTTCGGACGATTTCTGGCTCCCCGTGATGTCGAGGGGGACTTGAAAAATGCCGCCTTTATGACCCAACTGATTTTGTTTAACGGCGAATTCGCTTTCGATAAGTTCAGTCAAACGCCATCCTATTATTCCTTTCGGTTCCGTTTGTCTTCGGGCACCGCCACCGCAGACGACAGGTTAAATGGCGAAAGAGCGTTGACAATTCTGGCTGTCGATGATCAAGTAGTCATTTTGGAACTTCTGGCGGCAATGTGCCAATCGATCGGATACCGGATATTGACGGCTCGCAATGGGACGGATGGACTGGTAGTGTTTGAAGCACACCGGCCCGATATTGTTATTGCCGACCTCGTTATGCCCGGTATGTCCGGTCTGGAACTGTCCGGCCGGATAAAGAAAATATCTCCGGATACTCCAATTATAATCATTACCGGCTGGGGGGTAACGGTTGACGGCAGGAAACTGGAAGAGGCCGGGGTCAAATATCTTTTAAACAAGCCCTTTCGCCTGGAGCAGTTGTCGGACCTAATTGAGCAAATAAAAGCTTCCAAGGCATAA
- the miaB gene encoding (Dimethylallyl)adenosine tRNA methylthiotransferase MiaB yields MNDKSYKIVTFGCQMNLADSGVLAAVLNARGYRPAENEVEADIIILNTCSVREKAEERVFGRLGELCGLKNREPHKKIAVVGCMAQRLGDRIVAQAPYVDIVLGTDQMFNLPRILENSNGTPQVYTEFGHEEIESITPVRDSRYTAYVTISRGCGNFCTYCIVPYVRGEERSYPADEIVSQIKGLVSDGVLEIMLLGQNVNSYRSDDLSFAGLLKKIAGETGIKRIRFMTSHPKDLSEELISVLASEPKMMAHLHLPLQSGSDRILKRMGRRYTFDHYSSLVSKLRGAVPDISLTTDLIVGFPSETEEEFQMTLEAAEKIRFDSAFMFRYSPREGTAAYRFDDDVPEQEKIRRLTKLINLQKKISYEKNQEEIGRTRQVLVDGFSRRSDTLLKGKTEGFKTVLFVGEAAMIGTIQNIRITEADSWTLHGEKEI; encoded by the coding sequence ATGAACGATAAAAGTTATAAGATCGTGACATTCGGCTGTCAGATGAATCTGGCCGATTCCGGCGTTCTGGCGGCCGTCCTCAATGCCCGGGGCTATCGGCCGGCCGAAAATGAGGTCGAAGCGGATATAATCATCCTTAATACCTGTTCCGTGCGGGAAAAAGCCGAAGAACGAGTCTTTGGCCGCCTTGGAGAACTCTGTGGCCTGAAAAACCGCGAGCCGCACAAAAAAATCGCCGTTGTCGGATGCATGGCCCAGAGGTTGGGGGACCGCATAGTGGCGCAGGCCCCTTATGTCGATATTGTCCTGGGAACAGATCAGATGTTCAATCTTCCCAGGATTCTTGAGAATAGCAATGGAACCCCACAGGTCTATACCGAATTCGGCCACGAGGAAATTGAGAGTATCACGCCGGTCCGGGACAGCCGATATACGGCCTATGTGACCATTTCGCGGGGTTGCGGGAACTTCTGCACCTATTGCATCGTGCCATACGTTCGCGGCGAAGAACGATCCTATCCGGCCGATGAAATCGTGAGCCAGATTAAGGGCCTTGTTTCCGACGGTGTTCTTGAAATCATGCTTTTGGGACAGAATGTCAATTCTTACAGGAGCGACGACCTCTCATTTGCGGGTCTTTTGAAAAAGATCGCAGGGGAAACGGGAATTAAAAGAATCCGATTCATGACATCGCACCCGAAGGATTTATCCGAGGAATTAATTTCGGTCCTTGCCTCCGAGCCGAAGATGATGGCACACCTTCACTTACCGCTTCAGTCCGGTTCGGATCGAATTCTTAAGCGAATGGGGCGCCGCTATACATTTGATCATTATTCCAGTCTGGTTTCGAAATTGCGAGGCGCCGTCCCCGATATTTCCCTGACGACCGATCTGATTGTCGGTTTTCCGTCGGAAACCGAAGAGGAGTTTCAGATGACTCTGGAGGCGGCGGAGAAAATACGTTTCGATTCGGCGTTCATGTTCCGTTACTCTCCGAGGGAGGGGACAGCGGCATATCGGTTCGATGATGATGTTCCGGAACAAGAGAAAATCCGACGCCTGACAAAATTAATAAATCTCCAGAAAAAGATCTCCTATGAGAAAAATCAGGAAGAAATCGGTCGGACGCGACAAGTGCTCGTCGATGGATTCTCCCGAAGGAGCGATACCCTGCTGAAGGGGAAAACTGAGGGATTTAAGACGGTTCTCTTTGTAGGCGAGGCCGCGATGATAGGTACGATTCAAAATATCCGCATCACCGAAGCGGACAGTTGGACCCTCCATGGGGAGAAAGAAATCTGA